One stretch of Eretmochelys imbricata isolate rEreImb1 chromosome 1, rEreImb1.hap1, whole genome shotgun sequence DNA includes these proteins:
- the LOC144277842 gene encoding olfactory receptor 52E4-like, which produces MSDSNTTNFNHPSTFILLGIPGLEGAHIWISIPFCTVYIIAVLGSLTILFTVKMEQSLHGPMYYFLCMLAISDLVMSTSTLPKMLNIFWFNTREISFSACLTQMYVVLCFSAMESGILVGMALDRYVAICHPLRHSSILTNSVVAKIGLAVLLRSGIFALPYPFLARRWPYCRTNIIPHTYCGHIAVVKLACADISISSYYGLFDLFSEIGMDVFFITVSYTLILRAIFRLPTKDARLKTFGTCISHLCAILAFYMPGFFSSLTHRFGYNVPLHFLVLIANVELLVPPLLHPIIYGVRTKQIRGRLLWLFTPKGT; this is translated from the coding sequence atgtcagattccaacacaaccAACTTCAAccacccctccaccttcatcctgctgggcattcctggcttGGAGGGAGCCCACATCTGGATCTCGATCCCCTTCTGCACCGTGTACATCATAGCTGTCTTGGGGAGCCTCACCATCCTATTCACTGTAAAGATGGAGCAAagcctccatgggcccatgtattatttcctctgcatgctggccatCAGCGACCTGGTCATGTCCACATCCACCCTGCCCAAAATGCTGAATATCTTCTGGTTCAATACCAGGGAGATCAGTTTCAGTGcttgcctcacccagatgtacgtCGTGCTCTGCTTCTCAGCCATGGAGTCTGGAATCCTCGTGGGCATGGCTTTggatcgctacgtggccatctgccatcccctgagacattcgaGCATCCTGACGAACTCTGTTGTGGCCAAGATCGGCCTGGCCGTGCTGCTGCGCAGTGGAATATTCGCATTACCCTACCCCTTCCTGGCAAGgcggtggccatattgcagaaccaacatcatcccTCACACCTATTGTGGGCACATAgctgtggtgaagctggcctgcgcTGACATCagcatcagtagttactatgGGCTGTTCGATCTTTTCTCTGAGATCGGAATGGATGTGTTTTTTATCACTGTGTCCTATACTCTGATCCTCCGGGCCATCTTCCgcctccccacaaaggatgcCCGGCTCAAAACTTTTGGGACCTGCATCTCTCACCTTTGTGCCATATTAGCTTTCTACATGCCAGGTTTCTTCTCCTCTCTCACGCATCGGTTTGGCTATAATGTGCCACTGCACTTTCTTGTTCTCATTGCCAATGTGGAACTCCTGGTGCCCCCCTTGCTCCACCCCATCATCTACGGGGTGAGGACCAAACAAATCCGGGGCAGGCTGCTCTGGCTCTTTACTCCTAAAGGGACCTAA